The DNA window CAATTGgtagaagagaaaggataaAAGACCTGATGTAGTCTCGTGGCCTATGAAGCTGTCAGAAAGATGCTGTGATTCGGGTACGAATCGCTCAAGGTACCTGCGATGAGGAATGTTATCATGTTTCGGATGATTGCGTCGTCATCCAGTCCCTCGCCCGTCTTGGGATCTCTACCGTTGATCATTGCATTAAGGAGGTCCTTCTTATCCACGGGATTCTGTCGACGTgtttcaagaagctccctAGAGATGCCCTCCAGCTCCGCAATATTGGATTGATATCTCTCGTTACTGGCCGTCATGACTGCAGAAGCAAAGGCCGGGCGTCGCGAACGAGCAAAGGATTCGGCAAGCATACTGTTCATAGCGCCTACGAAGGGATGGGTATCATCATGGTAGAACGAGTTGAACCGTTCTCCCATGGCACATCTTGTTGGAGTTGGTCAGTTTCGGCATGCCCGTAATAGAATAAGTGCCAACATACAGCGCAATCGAATCGAGAGTCAGCTTTGTGAAATCGTTTGAGACATCGACCGGTGTACGTGGCCCAAATCTAGCCCATCTCAAGACCATCTGAGATATGATGTCTTGCATCTCTATAGAATTCATTAGCTAAGCGCCCCAACCCTGTCTGATATCACATACGCACCACCAAACATGCTCTGGATAGAAAGAGGCCCAAAGGCTGGCATGAGGGTTCGATGCGCAATCTCCCAATTGTGTTCTCCAGGGTACGCCGTGAACAGGCCATCCTTAGTGGCATTGCGGACTTGTTCGAGAGGGCCTGTGACAGCTTTCTCGAATCTTGCCTCGTCAAACAGGTCTTTGGCGAGGGCGTAGTTGGCAACGAAGATCCTTTCAGCTGGAAGGTATAGTCTAAAGATCGGCCCTGCAGCAGAGCCATTAGTAACGGCATCGCATAGAGGGAAAGGCAGGATATTGACTTACCGTATGACTCAGCAATCTGCGTAAGACTTTCTTGAGGATGGTCTGGGTTCACATCGAGAACGTTGCCGATGAAAGGATAACCCTTAGGGCTAGGTATTTGCTTAGACATAGCGGGATGGGATTGATCTCAGGTTGATGAGGGAATTTAATGAGCTTTCGTGACGCAATGAAATACACATCGAGTAATGGATAAGAGCCAGGTGTCACTGGGCCAGGTTTTATATCTTAGGGTCTAAATTGGAACTTGGCTATAAGTTCAAGGCTGTCATACGACATACAGCCAACCACCACTGTACTGGATCGTATTTGCTGGCATACACAAACCCCTCCAAATCATCTTTCGTCGGATGACGCCTACTTACGCCGTGCTCTTCTTTATCACTAATCCGATTGTGCCAATGTTTTGGTATCTATGGTAAAGGAGCTCGCAGATCTCTTTGATTAGGTTCGGCAATGTAGTAACTCCGCTAAGAAAGTAGGCACAGCTAAGGAGTAGGTGGTATGGCCTTGCTTGAAGCaagctataaagaatattgGATTTCCATGCCAAGTCCGTTGATGGCTTAGTCGTTTTCGTTCCTGCACGTACTATCCCAAATTTAGCAGGGAGCGACACTGAGCCTTTTCTAAGCCACTTATACCTATGTAAGTTAGCTCTTGTGGCAATGCCGATCAAAAATGGCGGACTTTAACAAGGCTTTTCGTTTATGCACATCTGGAGCTTAACTATGCACTAGTGCGGACCAAAGTTCCAGACACTGACGTGGAAGCAGGCAAAGAGACGACAGAGGTAGATTCGAATATTTAAAGTCCAGCCAAACATTGGTAAGAATTCACCTCTCTTGGCCCTTGTAACAATCACTTGACGCTATAGTCATCATACAACTCAATTCTCCTACATTGCAGCATGACTAGCTCCACCTTTCTTATCGCACTCGATGTCGGGCTTAGCAACCCTGTGGCTGGGAAGTCTTTCGGAGACATCATATCCCAGGGAGAGGTTCTCGGCATCTCACTGGATGGCAAGCAAGTCTCCACCATTCTGAGCGACAGCCATTTTCTCTCCTTACCCGATGGTGTCATATACCATCCAGCCAACCAACGACTCTACATGACCAACATGGGAGTCCCTCCTCTGAACGATGGAAGTGTCATTTCGACTCGTTTGGATGGTACAGACCTGCAGATCATCTTGTCCAAGGGCCAGATCCACACTCCGAAGCAAATTGCTCTTGATAAAGATAACGAGAAGCTATACATATCGGATCGCGAGGGCCTCAGGGTTATGCGTTGTAACCTCGATGGATCGGGTCTTGAGACCTTGATCCAAACAGGAGACTACAGAACCCCTTCCGACGCTTCCGATAGCACAAAATGGTGCGTTGGTATTGCTGTCTCACCTAAGCGTAATGCTTTTTACTGGACGCAAAAGGGTCCTTCCAAGGGTGCGCAAGGGAGGATTTTCTGTTCGCGCATTGAGTTTGAGGGAGAGCGGCAAACGATCTgtctccttgatcatcttgcAGAGCCAATCGATCTTGAGATCGATCAAGAGTCCAACACCCTCTATTGGACAGACCGCGGAGAGTTGCCTTATGGCAACACTTTTAACAGGGTGCAGCTAGATGAGAGCGGACTCGGGCTAAAGAAAGAGGCAGCAGATGATCACACTGGCCTAAAGCATGAGATTCTTGTGCAGAATTTTGATGAGGCTATTGGACTGGCCCGTAACCCAGAGGATGGCAGATGGTTCGTGTCGGACATGGGCGGTACGGTATGGTCATTCGATTCCGATGGCGGTAACAAATCTGTGGTTTTCCAGGACAAACGCCGGTCCTTCACCGGTATTGCTCTTGCTAGGGAGTAACAAGGTAGTTAGTGCATACCCATCAGATTCTTCCTCTCTTGTTTCTACGGTCAAAAAGTGTGACTGTTTGCAACTATTGGTGTAAATCACTTCCAATTTCTCGCTCTGATACCGCCggccgatgatgagaaaattCCCAAAACAGAGACTTAGCTATGGCGAAACAGTTGATTTCTTCTTTGAATACACGTATACTAGAGCTATCTGAGTCTAGAGACTGCCTTTGAGTTTGAGAATCTCCACGAGTAGCCTGTCACGTTCCTTCTCCAGCTCTTTGACATTAGCACCCTGTAACTCCTCCCCGACACTGTCGGTAAGTTTGTCAAGACTCTCGGTATCCCACTGGAAGGAATTGGCCTTGATATGCTCCAGCCACTGCTGGGAGGCAGGCCCAAGGTGCTCCAGGAGATGTCGAAACCCATCGCTTCCTCCACCGCCGCCCATAGCGTTGGACATCAACGGGCCTGTCACAGCCCAGCGCGGACCGAGACTGGAGGTCACGCAGGTGTCTAAAAAGTCAGATCAAATGTCTTTTAATAACGAGGGTCGGCCATGGTTGACTTACCAACGTCCTTTGCGGACATGACGCCGTTGCTGACCAAGCTGTAGACCTCATTGCAGAGGACAGCTTGGAGACGGTTTGCTGCGAAACCAGGAACTTCTTTTTTGATGACCACGGGGGTCTTTCCAATCGACCTGTAAAAGCTCACAGCTGTATCAACGCTTTTAGAGTCTGTCCCGGGGTGCGGGACGACTTCAACCAGTGGCATCAAGTGAGGCGGGTTGAATGGATGACCGATGAGTACACGGCCTGGATTCTTGGCACAATTGGAGATGAACTGTGAGCTTGGAATgccagaggatgaagaagcgatCACGACTTCAGGTCTGGCGCCGGCATCGAGCTCAGCAATcaacttggtcttgaggtcaACTCTTTCAGGTGCGTTCTGGAGTCATTGGTCGTAAGCAGGCATGTCATGGGGATCAAGCAAAAGCTAGTGAGTGTCACAAACCTCTTGGATGAAATCAACCTCGCCAAGGCGATGTCCCAAACTGGATCCGACAAATTCCAGCTTAGATAGATCGATGTTGGAATGAGGACGAATTACTTCAAGAATGGGCAAGAGTGTATGGATAGCATCCTTCAGCCCTTTTTCTGCATTGGGAGCAGGGTCCGAGACCAGCACGCGCAGGCCATGTGCTAAGAACAAGCCAGCCCAAGATGCACCAATCACCCCTGTGCCGACAACGCCTACGGTACGGATGGACATTTTGGCTTGGTATGAATCAGTTCAAGGCACCAAGACAGAAGAGGGAGTGGTTGAGAATAAGATGTTTCTGATGAGGTTGGTAAGAGAAGGTAGGTTATCCagatataaagctatttaatgTGGCTAAAAATTCCAGAGGAATGACATAATTCAACGTTAGTGCCAACATGTCTCGTCCCTTTCGTCCTGCCAGTTTTCGTGtccaaggtaaggtacctatgTTAGTTGGGGTAATGATGCTGCTGGGAGCTCAAGTCCGTGCGGCCGCCGGAAGTCCCGGGCCAATCATCCACTGATCGACAAGACCTTAGACATGCTTTTTCGTTTATGCAGGTTTCCCCCACAGTGGCTTGATAGCGTCGTGACGTCTTGCAGCCACCTGGACGatataaaaggaaataagATAGCAGCCGACTCACCAGTGCCAGACACCAAACACTCGACTCGACTCAACTTGGCTCAACCATTTTTCTTTTACTCGCTCACACTCAATCACCATGTCCAATCACGGAACCACTCGAGATACTTATGGTCCAGGTACTTTCGCCGACGCGGACTACCTTCCGTTGGTGCCTGAGTGCCACCGGCTTCTCAAGTACTTTTCCAATGTCACTCCCGGCTTCACTCAGATACATCTAGGCCATGTCAGATTCCACGGCCAAGAGCTTCCCATCTTGCCTGGGCCTTTAAAGTCCCAAGCCATGGTTAGTGAATAGCCAAGTAGACAGTAGTAAGAACCCAGCTAATGTTTGCTCAGGCAGCAGTGTTTCAGGCCATGATAGGCCTTGTCGGAAAAGAGATCTCTGAGCTTAGAGATATCGAAACAGGGAGCATCTCCATCGACGCCGATAAGGCGGGTCTCTACCCTGCCACGCCAGCCATCCTGTCAATCGACGGCAGAACCTTGGCACAGATCCAGAAGGATGGAACATTGCTCAGAGCCGGTAAAGATCTTGATCGCAGGGTCCTTACAAAGAACGACATGCATTTCCGATCTTGGGCCATCTACCCAACCAAGGATCCTCAGGTCTGGTACCAGATCATGGGTAATCTTGACCCTGCGGGGTTTCTTCGCGCCTACGGACTCGATCCAACACTCGAGACGTCTTCGCGCACTGAGGCGTACGagataataaaggcagagaTGGTCAAGTACTCAGCCGCAGAGCTTGAACAGAAAAATATGGAACATGGTTTCTGCGGTCAAACCTGTTATTCGCCTGCACAGTGGCGGGAAACTTCCATGGGGAAGAGTCTTGACAAGTACCCTGTCGTCAATTATCGGCGAACAAACCTTGGTTCAAGTCTTCCTCCTGTCCCTTTCTCTACATCACAAACAGATCTCCGCCCTCTTGCTGGCATCAAGGTAGTTGAACTCGCCAGGGTGATTGCTGGTCCTGCTATGGGCGCAGCTCTCGCAGCTCTGGGGGCAGACGTCATCAAGGTTCAGAGCCCTAATCTCCCAGACCTTCAAGCAAGTTTATAATTCCGCATCAAATCTCGGGTTTCCATGGGCTAATGCTGCAACAGGCTCTCAGTGTGTCTCTGACTGCTGGAAAGAGAACGTATTCCCTAGATCTTAAAGTCGAGTCGGATAGGCAGAAGCTGCATGAGCTTATTGGAGATGCAGATGTGATCATCCAGGCCTTCCGTCTGCGCTCTTTGGAGCGCAAGGGgtttggtcttgatgatgtgctGAGAATGGCCGAAAGGCGAGGCAAGGGCATTGTTTATGTTGACCTCAACTGCTACGGCCCAGATGGCTACTACGCCGAGAGGCCAGGTTTCCAGCAGATTGCCGACGCTGCATCAGGCTGCTCCTACGTGTGTGGCAGAGCCTATGGGTTCGAACCAGGCACGAGTGTTTTGCCTCCTTTGCCCATTGCAGACATGCTCGCAGGCGCTGTCGGGGTTATTGACACGATGCTGGCTCTCCGTGACCGAGCCAAAAGCGGTGGATCGTATCATGCGACGGTTGCCCTCACTGCTATTGATGCCGTGCAGCTCAAGCAGGAGGTCGGTCTCTACTCGCCTAAgaatgtcaagaagatccaggATACGTACAAGTTTGCGCCCATGACTCCGGATCTGCATGTTGAAGAACTTCTCTATATCCTGAGCGACTCCTGGGCAAAGCACTCGGACATTCTGAACAGGGGATACATGGTAGAGTTTGAGACGGTTTGGGGCAAGAGTCATAACATTTTATCGCCCATTGTTCAGTACGAGAACGGAAGTGTAAGCCCGAGATGGACTCACGGACCTGTCCCGTACTGTAGCAGCGAAAATGTTGCCTGGGCATAAGCACATCTCAAGTTAGGTATTCCGTTAATTCATAAAGAAAGCTGGAGGTTTATTTGCATTGAAGAATTGGCTTGATGCTGAATGTAGCCCGGTAGTTGGTCAACATTTTTATCACTTCCGCAAGATCCGGAGTGCAATAGCCTACCAACGTTGCAGTGGAAAGCTTGTCAGAAATGCCGATCCCAGgaagatggatgatgacatgTAAGAAATTAGCCTCGTGCAACGCACAGCCAATAAAAAGCGCCACATTCCGAACTTGCCAATCGGCTAATTGGATATCTCATCCTTTGATAAGGCAATATAAATACCACGCAGGCCTCACCTTTCGAACATTTTCATATTCATTTACAAATAAAATAGGGCAAGGCAAAATGAAGCACGTCAGTGTTGCCATCATAGGCGCCGGTAGGTAATCGCGCTACATCTCGTACTGATCTCTGACATGTCAAGGTCCTACGGGCATTTCTATGCTCaagcagcttctccaagatgGTTTCAACGCGACGTTATTTGAGAGACGCAGTTCCGTCGGGGGATTGTGGGCATACGACGCAAATAATGGATGGACCACTGCATTAGCGTCTACGAGTGCAAATATCAGCAAGTATACCTGTGGATTTACCGACTTTCCAATACCAGACAGTAAGTCAGGCCAGGCTCCGCTGATGTGATGACGCATGCTTAGTGCAACCAGAGTATCCCGTCTATCTCAGCGCAGCAAACTTCCAAGAGTTTATGCAGAGTTATGCGGAGCACTTCAAGCTCACAGAGCATATCTCGTTCAACAGCAGTGTTCAAGTCGTCAACCGCAACAGCGACGATAGTGGGTGGATATTACAGGTTGAGAAAGTCGGAACGGGCGAAAAAGAGTCTCGCACATTTGACAAGGTCGTTTTCTGTCATGGTTATCAGACCAAAAGAGTGATGCCGACATTTCCGGGGCAGGATAAATTCGAAGGGGAGATTATACACTCGCAGCAATACCGAAGGTTCGTGGTACTACGATGCGCAGTTCTCTCGACCGTACTGACCAGTAATCTCTAGCCCAGAAGCGTTCCGGGACAAAATAGTGGTGATTCTTGGTCTATCCACGACAACAGGCGAGATCACGCCGCAAGTAATCAGCACAGCGAAAAAGGTCTACGTCTCCCACAGAAGCGGCCAGATGATGGTCAAGCGCATGCGTAAAGGACGGCCGACAGATCTAATAATCTCGTGGAGGCGTCGCCAAATTACTCAGTGGATGGCAAAGAACATACCTAATTTCTACAGATACTTGGCGGGCTGGGGAGCCAGACTTCTCTCGTCTCAATTCTCAGATGTGAAACTCGACCCGGAATGGCGGATTCAGTCATTCCGTAACCCGACACTGCGATTACCAGGTCTTATTCAAGATATTGTACCTCACTTGCAGGACGGTAGCTTGACAAGTCTGCATGGGATTAAACGTTTCTTGGGTGGACGATCAATCGAGCTTGATGACGGGACTGTAGTGGATGATGTGGACAGCGTTATCTTAACTACAGGCTACTGCGCCGACTTTTCTGTCTCTCCCTTCATCGAAAAGAGTATGCCAAAGTCACCGACTTATCATGGGCCCGCCATTCAACGCCTATACATGAATGTCTTTCCTCCAAAGTACGCAGACAGTTACGCTGTGCTATGTTACTCAGCATTTGGCAAGAACAATGGCTTTTCATTCAGCGATGTCATGAACATGGCCATATCCAACATTTGGCGAGGCGTGAGCAAACTACCGTCTTACCAAGAGATGGAGCAATGGGTTGACGACCATCAAAAATGGGTCGCAGCAAACTGGGCCCGAGAGCCGCATCTTGACGTGAGCATGGTCAAACAGTATGAGTTCCAACCCTGGATGCACCAACAAGCGGGAACAGGAATGGAGAATCTCGGGTGGGGATTAGCAGGGTGGAAGTTCTGGTGGAAGGATAGACAGATGTACAACCTCATGAATCACGGTGTAGAGACAGCTCACATGTTTCGGTACTTTGAGACGGGGAAGAGAAAAACGTGGGAGGGGGCGA is part of the Fusarium fujikuroi IMI 58289 draft genome, chromosome FFUJ_chr07 genome and encodes:
- a CDS encoding related to 3-hydroxybutyryl-CoA dehydrogenase: MTSSTFLIALDVGLSNPVAGKSFGDIISQGEVLGISLDGKQVSTILSDSHFLSLPDGVIYHPANQRLYMTNMGVPPLNDGSVISTRLDGTDLQIILSKGQIHTPKQIALDKDNEKLYISDREGLRVMRCNLDGSGLETLIQTGDYRTPSDASDSTKWCVGIAVSPKRNAFYWTQKGPSKGAQGRIFCSRIEFEGERQTICLLDHLAEPIDLEIDQESNTLYWTDRGELPYGNTFNRVQLDESGLGLKKEAADDHTGLKHEILVQNFDEAIGLARNPEDGRWFVSDMGGTVWSFDSDGGNKSVVFQDKRRSFTGIALARE
- a CDS encoding related to lambda-crystallin, which codes for MSIRTVGVVGTGVIGASWAGLFLAHGLRVLVSDPAPNAEKGLKDAIHTLLPILEVIRPHSNIDLSKLEFVGSSLGHRLGEVDFIQENAPERVDLKTKLIAELDAGARPEVVIASSSSGIPSSQFISNCAKNPGRVLIGHPFNPPHLMPLVEVVPHPGTDSKSVDTAVSFYRSIGKTPVVIKKEVPGFAANRLQAVLCNEVYSLVSNGVMSAKDVDTCVTSSLGPRWAVTGPLMSNAMGGGGGSDGFRHLLEHLGPASQQWLEHIKANSFQWDTESLDKLTDSVGEELQGANVKELEKERDRLLVEILKLKGSL
- a CDS encoding related to flavin-containing monooxygenase, which translates into the protein MKHVSVAIIGAGPTGISMLKQLLQDGFNATLFERRSSVGGLWAYDANNGWTTALASTSANISKYTCGFTDFPIPDKYPVYLSAANFQEFMQSYAEHFKLTEHISFNSSVQVVNRNSDDSGWILQVEKVGTGEKESRTFDKVVFCHGYQTKRVMPTFPGQDKFEGEIIHSQQYRSPEAFRDKIVVILGLSTTTGEITPQVISTAKKVYVSHRSGQMMVKRMRKGRPTDLIISWRRRQITQWMAKNIPNFYRYLAGWGARLLSSQFSDVKLDPEWRIQSFRNPTLRLPGLIQDIVPHLQDGSLTSLHGIKRFLGGRSIELDDGTVVDDVDSVILTTGYCADFSVSPFIEKSMPKSPTYHGPAIQRLYMNVFPPKYADSYAVLCYSAFGKNNGFSFSDVMNMAISNIWRGVSKLPSYQEMEQWVDDHQKWVAANWAREPHLDVSMVKQYEFQPWMHQQAGTGMENLGWGLAGWKFWWKDRQMYNLMNHGVETAHMFRYFETGKRKTWEGARDEIIRQNKIVEENFSGKNKKLREE
- a CDS encoding related to acyl-CoA transferases/carnitine dehydratase, which codes for MSNHGTTRDTYGPGTFADADYLPLVPECHRLLKYFSNVTPGFTQIHLGHVRFHGQELPILPGPLKSQAMAAVFQAMIGLVGKEISELRDIETGSISIDADKAGLYPATPAILSIDGRTLAQIQKDGTLLRAGKDLDRRVLTKNDMHFRSWAIYPTKDPQVWYQIMGNLDPAGFLRAYGLDPTLETSSRTEAYEIIKAEMVKYSAAELEQKNMEHGFCGQTCYSPAQWRETSMGKSLDKYPVVNYRRTNLGSSLPPVPFSTSQTDLRPLAGIKVVELARVIAGPAMGAALAALGADVIKALSVSLTAGKRTYSLDLKVESDRQKLHELIGDADVIIQAFRLRSLERKGFGLDDVLRMAERRGKGIVYVDLNCYGPDGYYAERPGFQQIADAASGCSYVCGRAYGFEPGTSVLPPLPIADMLAGAVGVIDTMLALRDRAKSGGSYHATVALTAIDAVQLKQEVGLYSPKNVKKIQDTYKFAPMTPDLHVEELLYILSDSWAKHSDILNRGYMVEFETVWGKSHNILSPIVQYENGSVSPRWTHGPVPYCSSENVAWA